The following nucleotide sequence is from Syntrophus gentianae.
AGAAGGATCCCACACTTCAGGATCCCAACTGCGTCTTCCAGCTCCTGAAAAAGCACTATTCCCGCTACACCCCGGAAATCGTCAACAAGATCACGGGGACGCCGGTTGACAAACTCATCGAGGTCTACAAGCTCTACGGTTCGACAGGAACGCCGGACCGGGCAGGCAACGAGCTCTATGCCATGGGCTGGACCCAGCATACCATCGGCACCCAGAATATCCGGACCATGTGCATCATCCAGCTCCTCCTGGGCAACATGGGCATCCCCGGCGGCGGCGTCCAGGCCATGCGTGGCGAGTCCAACGTTCAGGGCTCCACGGATCACGGGCTGCTGTTCCACATCTGGCCCGGTTATCTCAGCACGCCCAAGGCGTCTCTGGCGACCCTGGCGGCGTACAACGAAAAAGAGACCCCGACAACCAAGGAACCCAACAGCCTCAACTGGCAGAAGAACAAACCCAAGTATGTGGCAAGTTTCCTTCGGGCCATGTACGGGACGAACGCTACCCTGGACGAGGCCTACAACCTCCTTCCCAAAATCGACGACGGGGCCAACTACTCCTGGCTCAACCTCTTCGATCAGATGTACAAGGGAAAGTTCACGGGTTTCTTCGCCTGGGGAATGAACCCCGCGTGCAGCGGCGCCCATTCCAACAAGGTCCGCCAGGCCATGGCGAAACTGGACTGGGTGGTCAATGTCAATCTCTTCGACAATGAAACCGGCTCGTTCTGGCGCGGTCCGGGCATGGATCCCAAAAAGATCAAGACGGAAGTCTTCATGCTGCCCTGTTGCGCCTCCATCGAGAAGGAAGGGAGCATCATCAACAGCGGCCGTTGGAACCAGTGGCGCTACAAGGCCGTCGACGCCCCGGGCGTGGCCCTGCCCGACGGTGACATCACCTCGGAGATCTACTTCAAGGTGAAGGAACTTTACGAAAAGGAAGGCGGCCCCCACAAGGAGGCCCTCACGAAGCTGACCTGGAACTACGGCACGAAGACCTTCTCCGGACATTTCCATTTCGATCCCCATGCCGTGGCCAAGGAAATCAACGGCTTCTTTCTCGAAGACAAAACGGTGGAAAATCCCACGAAGAAGGGTGAGATGAAGGAGTTCAAGAAGGGCGATCCCGTGCCGACTTTTGCCTGGCTGCAGGATGACGGCTCCACGTCCTCCGGATGCTGGGTCTACTGCGGCTCCTATGCCGACAAGGGCAACATGTCAGCCCGCCGCGACGGGAAGAAAGACCCGACGGGCATCGGCCTCTACCCCGAGTGGGCATGGGCCTGGCCGGTCAACAGACGGATTATCTATAACGGCGCCTCCGTCGATCCGACGGGGAAGCCCTGGAGTGCAAAGAAAACAGTCATCAAGTGGACCGGCGACAAGTGGGTCGGCGATGTCCCGGACGGCGTGGGCGATCCCGGGTCCGGAAGGCCTCCCTTCATCATGAAACCCGACGGCGTGGCGAGTCTCTTCGGTCCGGGTCTGGCGGACGGCCCCTTCCCCGAGCATTACGAACCTCTGGAGTGCCCGGTGGAGAAAAACCTTCTGTCCCCCCAGAAGAGCAACCCGACCATCAAGCGGTTCGACAAACCCGGCGTCGGTTCCGATATGGACAAGTATTCCGGCATCGATTCCTGCGATCCGAAATACCCCTTCATTTGTGCGACCTACCGCATCAGCGAGCACTGGCAGACCGGTCTCCAGACCCGGTGGTGCCCCTGGCTCTCCGAGATGCAGCCGGAAATGTGGTGCGAAATGAGCAAAGAACTGGCGAAAGAGCGGGGCATTGCCAACGGCGACATAGTCATCGTCAGCTCCCCTCGGGGCCAGGTGGAGTGTGTGGCCATCGTCACACCCCGTTTCAAACCGTTCAACATCAACGGAAACATTCTCCATGAGGTCGGCATCCCCTGGCATTTCGGGTGGATTACGACAAAGGATCGGCCTTACAACCCCGGCGACAAGAAGGCGGAGGTCTTCACAAAGGGCGATGCGGCCAATCTCCTGGTGCCGACGATCGGGGACGCCAACACGACGATTCCCGAAAGCAAGGCCTTCATGGTTAATGTGGTCAAGAAGTAAGGGGGTGAGCAAAGATGGCTGAATATGCAAAACTTATCGACGTATCGAAATGTACCGGCTGCCGCGGTTGCCAACTTGCCTGCAAGCAATGGAATTCCCAGCCGGCAAAGCAGACGGAAAATTACGGGACCTATCAGAATCCCCCCGACCTTCAGGCCAATACCTGGACGCTGATCCGTTTCCAGGAAGTCGAAGACAAGGGAGGCAAAGTCAAGTGGCTCTTCCGCAAAGACGGCTGCATGCACTGCACGGACGCTGCCTGTGTCAAGGTCTGCCCCAGCGGCGCCCTTCACACGACGGAGGTGGGAACGGTAGCTCTGAATCGGGAACTTTGTATCGGGTGCAAGGAGTGCGTTTCGGCGTGCCCCTTCAACATCCCCCGCTATGACCGCAAGACCGATAAGGTCTACAAATGCGACCTCTGCCTGAGCCGTATCAAGGCAGACCTCATCCCGGCCTGCGCCAAGGCGTGTCCCACGGGGGCCATCACCTTTGGAGAAAAGGACAAGATGGTCAAGAAGGCCTATGCCCGGGTCAAAGAACTAGGCGGTGACGCCAGCGTTTACGGAGACAAGTTCGTAGGCGGCACCCATGTCATGTATGTCCTGGACGAAAAGCCGGAGGTCTATGAGCATCTGCCGAAGAACCCGAGCGTGCCGCTCTCCGTCATTCTCTGGAAGGACATCCTCAAGCCTCTGAGCCTCCTGGCTGCCGGCGGCGTCATTGCCGGTTCGTTCCTGCATTACATTATCCACGGGCCCAAACTGCCTGATGAGGAGTCGGGTCAAGAAACGAAGGGAGGGGAATAACCATGAGAAAAGGATTAATTCAGGCCACGGACTCCTTTGAGCGGATCGTCCACTGGAGTCTGGCCGTTTCGTGCCTCATCCTGTGCCTGTCGGGGCTGGGAATGATGTTCCATTCCCTGAATTTTCTCGGAACGCCCTTCGGCGGGCTGAAATCGTTGAAATACATCCACAATTTAACGGCGCTCTTCTTTCTTCTGGCGCTGGTCTTCACCGTCCGCATGTGGTGGAAAGAGGCGGGAATCTTTGTCTTTCCCGAAGA
It contains:
- the fdnG gene encoding formate dehydrogenase-N subunit alpha, with translation MDVSRRGFLKIAGGTLAAGGIGFRPSLAHAEPLKIQYGKETTTICPYCSVGCSIIVTTRKGKVINTEGDPDSPINRGSLCTKGGSIYQLSANENRLGKPLYRAPYATEWKEVDWEWTLERIAENIKKSRDKSFRATNDKGEVVNRTEGIASVGSAAIDNEECFVHQKFLRGLGLVYIEHQARIUHSPTVPALGESFGRGAMTNHWIDIRNSDVILIMGSNPASNHPVAFKWITAAMEKGAKVICVDPRFTQSAAKSHVYAPLRSGTDIAFLGGMIKYIIENKLYFEEYVKNYTNASFLVNPDFKLPGDNNGVFSGLTDGKYDKATWSYQTEGDGLIKKDPTLQDPNCVFQLLKKHYSRYTPEIVNKITGTPVDKLIEVYKLYGSTGTPDRAGNELYAMGWTQHTIGTQNIRTMCIIQLLLGNMGIPGGGVQAMRGESNVQGSTDHGLLFHIWPGYLSTPKASLATLAAYNEKETPTTKEPNSLNWQKNKPKYVASFLRAMYGTNATLDEAYNLLPKIDDGANYSWLNLFDQMYKGKFTGFFAWGMNPACSGAHSNKVRQAMAKLDWVVNVNLFDNETGSFWRGPGMDPKKIKTEVFMLPCCASIEKEGSIINSGRWNQWRYKAVDAPGVALPDGDITSEIYFKVKELYEKEGGPHKEALTKLTWNYGTKTFSGHFHFDPHAVAKEINGFFLEDKTVENPTKKGEMKEFKKGDPVPTFAWLQDDGSTSSGCWVYCGSYADKGNMSARRDGKKDPTGIGLYPEWAWAWPVNRRIIYNGASVDPTGKPWSAKKTVIKWTGDKWVGDVPDGVGDPGSGRPPFIMKPDGVASLFGPGLADGPFPEHYEPLECPVEKNLLSPQKSNPTIKRFDKPGVGSDMDKYSGIDSCDPKYPFICATYRISEHWQTGLQTRWCPWLSEMQPEMWCEMSKELAKERGIANGDIVIVSSPRGQVECVAIVTPRFKPFNINGNILHEVGIPWHFGWITTKDRPYNPGDKKAEVFTKGDAANLLVPTIGDANTTIPESKAFMVNVVKK
- a CDS encoding 4Fe-4S dicluster domain-containing protein, with the protein product MAEYAKLIDVSKCTGCRGCQLACKQWNSQPAKQTENYGTYQNPPDLQANTWTLIRFQEVEDKGGKVKWLFRKDGCMHCTDAACVKVCPSGALHTTEVGTVALNRELCIGCKECVSACPFNIPRYDRKTDKVYKCDLCLSRIKADLIPACAKACPTGAITFGEKDKMVKKAYARVKELGGDASVYGDKFVGGTHVMYVLDEKPEVYEHLPKNPSVPLSVILWKDILKPLSLLAAGGVIAGSFLHYIIHGPKLPDEESGQETKGGE